TCCGTCCCGTCCTTCGATCATGTACATGACGCCCTCGCGGGGTACGAGAGCCTCGAGAATCTTCTTCGCCGCCTCGAGGTATCCCCCGGGATTTCCCCGGAGATCGACGAGGAATCCCTCCGCCCCGTCCTCTTCCGCCTGCCGCATCGCGGCGAGAAAGCGCTCTGCCGTGTCTTCGTTGAAGGAAGTCACGCGGATCCAGGCGTAGGTCTTGCCCTCACGCTCGAGCAACTGCGTCCGCACCGTTTCGAGGGGGATCCGATCGCGGACGATCTCCAAGACGATCGGCTCCTCGTGCCCGGGACGGAGGACCTTGAGCACCGCCTTCGTTCCTTTGGGACCGCGGATCTTGTTGACCGCGGTGGTGAGGTCCAACCCCTCGAGGCTCTCGCCGTTGACCTCGACGATCTGGTCGTTGGGGCGAATGCCCGCACGCTCCGCCGGCGATCCCTCGATGGGAGAAATCACCGTAACCCGACCTCCGAGGAGCATCACCTCGGCCCCGATGCCCTCGATGGACGTGGAGAGGCTTTCCTGAAACCGCGCGAGTTCCTCCCGCGTCATGTACGCGGTATAGGGATCCCCGAGGGCCTCGAGCATTCCCTTCACCGCGCCACGGGCAAGACTTTCGTCGTTGAGTTGGGAAGGGTCGTAGTACTTCGCCTGCAAGGTGCCGTAGGCTTCGGCGAGGGGTGCAAAGGCCGCCGGTAGCCTCACCTCTTGCTTCCCGCCGAAAAAGGGGCCCGCGAGAAGAGGCGAGTTCGTCCCGAGACCTTGGGGAAGGGAAAGGCGGCCGATTCCCACACCGAGGAGGAACACGAACAAAAGAAGGGCCCACCTGCGGCCCGAAGCTCGCCACATGACCATCCGCCCTTTCTCCACGTCCCACCTGCCTTGTTTCATTATAGAGCAGGGGGACCGGGGTTTACACCTGCAAGGGCGGCACGAAACCCCATTGCACGTCCGGCCAGACCGCATGCGGTCTGGCCGGACAGTAGAGGACGTGGCGCCTGTGGTGAAAAAGCATCACGGACACCGCACGTAGTTGCAAGGAGACACGTAGCTACCGTTTACGAGCACGGAGAAATGGAGGTGTGGACCCGTGGAGTAACCCGTGCTACCGACGAGGGCGATTTGCTGCCTGCGGCTTACGACCTGTCCTTCGGAGACGAGGATCCCTCCGTCGTCGATGTGCCCGTACAAGGTGCTCACACCGTTGCCGTGGGCGACGATCACCGTGTTCCCGAAGCCGCTCATCCAGCGGGCATAGGTCACCACCCCGGTGTCCGCCGCCACGATCGGCGTGCGCTTGGGCGCGGGAATGTCGATCCCGTTGTGGAACTGGCGCGTACCGAAGATCGGGTGAATTCGCCAACCGTAGGGAGAGGAAATCGCGTAGTACCCGGGAACCGGCCACGCGAAGATGCCCTCGGGAATCCCGGGCTGCGCCTCTCGAGCACGCTGTGCTTCCTGAGCGCGCCTTTCCTGAATAATTCGCTCGAGCTCGGCAGTCGCGCGGCTGCGCTCGGCGGCGATCCGCGCAAGCTCTGCGTCAATTTCTTCGAGTTTCTGGGCAATTTGCCTTTCCGTATCCTCGTACGTGCTGAGCTTTGCCGTGTGCTCTTCTTTGCGGAGAGCGAGGCGCGAGAGCTCCTCCTGAAGGGCCCGGCGGTCGGTTTCCAAGCTCGCAATCAAGCTCTCGAGCGCCCGTTTCTGCCGCTCGACCTCGTCCTTGGCGCGTTTGTACTCCACGAGAAGGCGTTTGTCCGCTTCCACCGCCGCCGTGAGGATTTCCACGCGGCCTACAAAGTCGGCGAAATCCCTGGCGCCGAAGAGGACCTCCCCGTAGGTCATGTCACCCTGGACGTAGAGGCGATAGAGGCGCTTTTGCAGCTCTTCCTTGTGCGTCTCGAGGCGCTCCGTGGCCGCCTTGAGGGCGGCTTCCCGTTCTTCTTTCTTCTTCGTGTTTTCTTCGATCTTCGCCTTGAGGTTTTCCACCCGCGCGTTCGTCTCCGCGATCTGGGAGTCGAGGGCGGAAATTTCCTGCTTCAGCCGCTCCCTATCCTCCCTGAGCTGATCGAGGTCCTTTTGCGCCTGGGACTTCTCCCCTTCCTTCTCTCGCAGCTCGGTGTCGAGGTTTTGAATTTTCCGCTTGAGGTCCGCTTCGCTCGCCGCTCGCGCCGTAGGATTCCCTGCGGGGAGAAGTCCGAGGACGAAGAGGCCGGCGAGGATCCCGCCCAGGACGGCGCGAAACCGTCGCCCCCGCCCGTCCCTCTTCTCCCGGTTCGGTGTAGCTCCCACCTTCTCACCTCCGGTCTCTTCTCCCGCACCGCCCTCCGAGCGAAGGTCGAAAGGCGGGCTACCCCGCGCATCTGCCGTGCTGTCTTTCTCTCTCTACTTTCTACTTCTCCGGATCGGCCGTTCCCCCGGATGCGTAAACCCCGCCGTACCCGGGAAGCGGCTTCTTCCAAAGATGACCCCCCGACCTTTGGCAACGGCCAACGTGCGGTCGGCTCAGACGTGCAGGTAGCGCCGGATCGAAAGGAGGCTTCCTCCCGCCCCGATGCCGACGCCTACGCCGAGGAGGAGGACGAGAAGGGTGCCCTGTACGGCCTCCGGCGTGAGGAGGGGGATGAAGGCGAAGTTTTCCTGCACATAGCGCACGAGCGCGCGGTACCCTTCCGCGAGCAAGAAAAAGGGGATGAGCGCCCCCACGGTACCCAAGAGGAGCCCCTCGAAAAAGAAGGGTAGGCGTATGTAGAGCCCCGTAGCGCCCACGAGGCGCATGAGTTCGACTTCTTCGCGGCGCATGTAGATCGTGAGGCGCACCGTGTTCATGATCAGGTAGACGGCCGTAAAGGCGAGCAGGGCCAAGAGCACGAAGGCCGTCGACCGGAGGATGCTCGTCCACAGAAAGAGCTTGTCCACCCACTCCGCGCCGTAGCGAACGGCATCCACACCGGGAAGCCCTTCGATTGCCGCGGCGAGTTCGGGAACGTCGCGCGGCTCGGAGGCCCGAACGACGAAGCTCGGCGGAAGGGTCTCCTCTGCCCGGATGTCCTGGGCGAAGATGTCCTTGAGCTCCGGACCGTACCTCTCGGAGAGGCGCTCGAGCCCTTCCTGCGGCGAAATGTACGCGACGGAGGCGACACCGGGGAGCGCCTTGAGGGCGGCTTCGAGCCGGTCGATTTCCTCCGCTTTCGCCCCTACGGGAGCGAACACGCGGATGACGACCTCTCCCTCCACCTCGCGGCTCAAGTTGTCGACGTTTTGCACGAGGAGGTAGACCGCGCCTACGAGAAAAAGGGTGACGGCCACCGTGCTCAAGGTGGCAAGGGTGTGAAAGCGATGGCGCCAAAGGTTTTTTCCCGTTTCGCGGAGGTGCCGGAACAACGTTCTAGGCTTCATGCGGGATCACCCCCGCCGCCGAATCTCGGAGGATCCGCCCTTCCATGAGGAGGAGGGTCCGCCGCCGAAAACGCTCGACGAGCTCTCGATTGTGCGTCGCCATGAGGACGGTCGTGCCCGTGAGGTTGATCTCGTCCAGGATCTGGAGGATTCGCCGCGCGTTGTCCGGGTCGAGGTTCCCCGTGGGCTCATCCGCCAGAAGGATTTCCGGTTTGGGGGCGATGGCCCGGGCGATCGCCACGCGCTGCTTTTCCCCGCCCGACAGTTGGGCGGGAAAGCGGCGGACGAGGTGAGGAATCCCCACGAGGTGGAGGACGTCGCGTACGCGGCGGCGCACCTCATCGGGAGGGTACTCCAGAACTTCTAAGGCAAAAGCGACGTTTTCTTCCACGGTGAGGTGATCGAGAAGGCGAAAGTCTTGAAACACGACGCCGACTTTCCGACGAAGGAAAGGCAGGTGGCGCGGGCGCTTGCGTCCGATCGTGAACCCCGCGACGCGCATTTCCCCTTCCGTCGGCGTCTCCTCCCCGTAGAGGAGCTTGAGAAGGGTCGTCTTGCCCGCACCGCTGGGTCCGATCAAATAGACGAACTCCCCGGGTTCCACGGTGAGCGAAATGTTGCGGAGGGCGTGGATCTTCCCGTACGACTTCCAGACGGACTTCAGCTCGATCAACCACGCTACCTCCCCTCGGAGTCGAACGCTGGCAGTATTTCCCGGGAAATCGTGCGCGGCGCCTCGCTTCTCCAATTATATCAACTCAGCTTGCGAACGAGAGTAGGAGCGGCGTGGGAAATCCTTCCGAAAAAAAACCGCCCCCGTGGGGGGGCGGGAGGAAAGATGTTCAACGTCTGACGTGCTTGGCCGCCTCCGAAAGCGCCGGAGGAAGCGTGAGCCCGTAGGTTGCGAGGGAGGAATCGTTCACGACGAGCTCGACGTCGCGCACGACCTCGACGGGGATTTCTCCGGGGGACGTCCCTCGAAGAACGCGGGCGGCGAGCTCGCCGGTCTGTACGCCCATCGCGTGGTAATCGATGCCGTAGGCGGCGACGGCCCCTCGGGCTACGGAATCTACGTCCGAAGCAAAGAGCGGGATCCGGCGTTCCTCGGCGACTTTGGCGAGGGAATCGATGGCGGCGACGACGCCGTTGTCTACGAGGACGAGGAAGGCGTCGACCCCTTGGTTGGCGAGGGCTTGGGCGGCAGCCTGGATTTCGGCTTCCTGGGCCACGCCCTTGGCGCGAACCTCGAGGCCGAATTCCGGCGCCGCAGACCGAAGTACCTCGAGCTGCTTCACCGCGTTGACCTCTCCCGAAGAGTAGACCACGCCGACGGAACGGGCGTCCGGGAGAAAGGCGCGGATGAGCTCCAGGGATTTTCGGGAGGGGTGGACGTCGCTCGTTCCCGTGATCGTCCCGCCCGGGTGCTCGAGGGAGGCGACGAGCCCTGCCGCCACGGGATCCGTAACCGCCGCAAAGACGAGCGGCGTCTTGCCGATCGCCTTGGCCGCAGCCTGGGCAGACGGCGTGGCGATGGCGATCACGAGGTCGTACCCGGAAGCGTACTTCTGTCCGATGGAAGCCGCCGTATCCGTGCTTCCCTGGGCGTTCGTCACGTCGAGGACGAGGTTCTTTCCTTCCGCAAATCCCTCCCGGGCAAGTCCCTCCACGATCCCTTGACGTAGGGCGTCGAGGGCCGGGTGGGCGACGAACTGCGTAAGACCCACCCTTTTGGGGACCTCGGCAGAGGGCTTTTCCTGTGTGCACCCCGCCACGAAGGCGAGCGTCCAACCAAACAGCGCCAAAAGGACAAAGGCGCGAGGCGCGCTCAGGCGAGATCCGCGCATGAAATCTCCTCCCATCTCGGCTCGGCAATCTCGGCTCGACGCTTTACCTAACGCTTACAAAGATTTTACGGATTTTTAACCATTTCCGCGAGTTCCTGTGGTATGGTAGTGGCGGAAGCGCCGAGCAAGCCCCCACGTTCGTGCCCCCTTTCGTCACGTCCCTGCCGGGCGGTACGTGTACCGCCTGCTTTTTTTTACCGGCGTACAAGGAAATGGGGGTCCCGGAAGTCCTTCCTTCCGGGACCCGCGCTTTTTCGTCTCCTAGGGCCGTCGGGAACCATCAGGCACCGAGGAGCCACTCCGCCTCGGCGACGAGGCGTTCCACGGTGAAGCCGTATTCCCGAACGACGACCTCTCCGGGTGCCGAGGCGCCGAACCGGTCGACGCCGATCACCCGCCCCTCAGGGCCGACGAAGTCCCCCCAGCCGAGGGTTGCGGCCATCTCTACGGCGATGCGCCTGGTGACCGATTGAGGAAGCACGGCTTCGCGGTAGGCTTCGTCTTGGGCGAGGAAAAGTTCGCGGCTCGGCATGCTCACGACGCGAACGCGCCGCCCGCGCGAAGCGAGGATCTTGGCCGCCTCGAGGGCGAGCGCGACCTCCGAACCCGTGGCCAACCAGAGAAGCTCGGGGAGCTCGCCCGGGGCATTTTCGTAGAGGATGTACGCGCCGCGCGGTACGCCCTCCCACGCCTTCGCTTCCGTCTCTGCGAGGACGGGGAGCTTTTGGCGGGTGAGGACGAGCGCCGTCGGACCTTCGCGTCGCGCGAGCCAGACGCCGTACGCCGCCCGCACCTCGTTCGCGTCGGCCGGTCGGATGACGACGAGGTTCGGCATGGCCCGGAGCGAAGCGAGGTGTTCGATGGGCTGGTGCGTCGGACCGTCCTCCCCCACGGCAATCGAATCGTGGGTGAACACGTAGAGCACGGGAAGGTGGGAAAGTGCGGCGACGCGGATCGCCGGCCGCAGGTAGTCGGAGAACACGAGGAACGTTCCCCCGAAGGGGCGGATGCCGCCGTGGAGCGCAAGTCCGTTCAACGCGGCGCCCATGGCGTGTTCGCGTACGCCGAACCAGATGTTCCGTCCGGCGGCGTTTTCCCGCGTGACGTCGCCTCGGTCCTTGAGGTACGTGTTGTTGGAAGAGGAGAGGTCGGCCGAGCCGCCGACGATTGCCGGGATGCGCGCCGCCAAGGCGTTGAGCACGGCACCGGAAGCCTGGCGGGTGGCGAGACCCTCGCCGGACGCAAAGCGGGGAAGGGCTTCTTCCCACCCTGAAGGTAGACGTCCCTCCATCTGTTCGACGAAAGCCTCGTAGAGGGCGGGGTGTTCGGCCCGGTAGCGCTCCAGGAGTTCTTCCCAGGCGCGGCGGGCTTCCGCCCCGCGGGCGGCGGCCTCCCGGTACGGCACGTACGCCGCCTCGGGAACCTCGAAGGGGGGCCACGTCCAGCCGTAGAACTCTTTGGCCCGCGCGGCCTCCTCAGGACCGAGGGGGGCGCCGTGCACCTTGTGCGTCCCCTGAAGATTGGGGGCACCGCGGCCGATCACCGTCTTCACCTCGATGATCGAGGGCCGCCGCGTTTCCGCCTGAGCTTCCCGGATGGCAGCTTCGATGGCGGCGACGTCCTCCCCGTCCTCCACACGCAGGTATTGCCACCCCTGGGCGACGAAACGACCGCGAACGTCCTCGCTGAAGGCGCGGGCGAGGGGGCCGTCCAGGGAAACGTCGTTGGAATCGTAGAGGACGATGAGCTTTCCGAGGCCGAGGTGGCCGGCGAGGGAGGCGGCCTCGTAGCTGATTCCCTCCATGAGGTCGCCGTCGGAGGCGAGCACGTACGTGTAGTGGTCCACAACGGGGAAGCCCGGCCGGTTGTAGCGTGCGGCGAGGTGCGCCTCCGCGAGGGCAATTCCTACGGCCGTAGCGAAACCTTGACCGAGGGGACCCGTCGTCGCCTCCACGCCGGGAGTAAGCCCGTACTCGGGGTGCCCCGGCGTGCGGCTCCCAAACTGGCGGAAGCGCTTGAGCTCCTCCATGGGCATGTCGAAGCCGGCCATATGAAGGGCGGCGTAGAGAAGCGCCGACGCATGTCCTCCCGAGAGGACGAAGCGGTCGCGGTTCCACCACTTCGGCGCCCGCGGATCGTAGCGCATCACGCGCGTAAAGAGCACGTACGCCATAGGGGCGGCGCCCATGGGCATCCCGGGATGTCCGGAGCGCGCCGCTTCGATCATGTCGATGGCGAGTACCCGGAGGGCGTTCAGCCCAAGCCGCTCGGGTTCCGACAACACCTGACCGCTCAACGCAAACCCCCCTGCCGTGGTGGTTGTAGGGTGCGGGGAACCCGCGGCGTCATCAGCCGCTCGTCCCTCCCGCTCGCTGCTTCGGGCGTGCGCCGGCGCCCCCGCGCAGTGGGCGGAGGAATCACGCCTCCTCGCCCTCGGGAGTCCCGCCCGATGCACGGGCCGCTTGGCCTCCCAACGCTTCCTGGCGGAGGTAGGCGTCGATGAAGGCGTCGATCGCGCCGTCCATAACGGCCTCCACGTCCGTGGACTCGACGCCCGTCCGGTGGTCCTTCACAAGGCGGTACGGCTGGAAGACGTAGGAGCGGATCTGACTCCCCCAGGCGATCTCTTTCTGTTCTCCCTGGAGGCGTCGGAGCTCTTCCTCTCGCTTTTGAAGCTCGAGCTCGTACAGGCGCGCGCGCAGGATCTTCATCGCCCGCTCGCGGTTTTGAATCTGCGAGCGCTCCGTCTGCACGCTCACGACGATCCCCGTGGGGATGTGCGTAATCCGCACGGCAGAGTCCGTCATGTTCACGTACTGCCCGCCCGCCCCGCTCGCGCGAAACGTCTCGATGCGCAGGTCCTCGGGACGGATGTCCACCTCTACGCCCTCTTCGATCTCGGGCAGGACGTTTACGGAGGCGAACGACGTGTGCCGCCGCCCGGAAGCGTCGAACGGAGAGATGCGCACGAGGCGGTGCACGCCGCGCTCGGAGCGAAGGCGGCCGTAGGCGTATCTTCCCTTTACGAGGAACGTGACGCTCTTGATTCCCGCCTCGTCTCCCGGGAGGAGGTCGAGGACCTCCACACCGTAGCCGTGATCCTCGGCCCAGCGGGTGTACATCCGGTAGAGCATCTCCGCCCAATCCTGCGCCTCCGTGCCGCCGGCTCCGGGGTGAATTTCCACGATGGCGTTGCGCGCGTCGTACGGCCCGGAGAGGAGGAGCCGAAGTTCGAAACGCTCGAGCTCCTCTTCGAGGGAGCGAGCGGTCCGTTCGAACTCCGCGGCGAGCTCCGGGTCCTCCTCTTCCCGGAGGAGTTCGAGGAGGGTCTCCGCGTCCTCCAACTTCCGCCCCAATTCGTCCACCGTGTCCAAGGTCTCCCGGAGATCCCCCAGTTCGGAGAGAAGGCGCTGTGCCCGCACGGGATCATCCCAGAGGTCGGGGCGCGTCGCCTCGGCCTCCAGTTTGGCGAGCATCTCCCGTTTCCCGGTGTGGTCAAAGAGACCTCCGGATTGCCTCGATCCGCTCCGCAGCGGATTCGAGGATTTGGCGCGCGGTAAACAGGTCCACGTTCTTCACCCTCCGGAAAATCATTGTACAACAAGGTCGGCAATTGGCAAGGGGATGGATGATTCTGTCTTGCCGTACGAGACGGGACGTCGCCCCGGGAACCGAGCCGCTGGGCAGGGGTCAGACGTTCGGACGATCCCAGCTCGGTGCGGGCTAAGTCGTCAACCCGGAGCGCGAGGCACGCCCTACGGCTGGGCCTTCGGCCGTTGCGATTTGTACTCGAGGGAAAAGCCCTCCGCATCGCCCGAAGGGGCTTCATGAAGCGCGCCCTTTCCCTTCCCGGGTTTCCAGGCGCCCTTCCCCTTGCGACGACCTCCCGTCGCCCGGGGATCTTCCCCCTCCCGAACCGGTTTCCCCTCCGCGACGGAGACGCGCACGGGCGGCGCGATCCCCACCTGCGCTTTGAGGACGTACGCCGTAACCTCTGCGTCCACGCTCCGAACCATCGCCTGAAACATTTCGTACCCTTCCATCTGGTACTCGCGCAAGGGATCCCGCTGGCCGTAGGCGCGAAGGTGAATCCCTTGTCGCAACTGGTCCATGGCGTCGATGTGGTCCATCCACTTGGCGTCGATCGTCTTGAGGAGGACGACCTTTTCGAACTCGCGGAAGAACTCCGGCGCAAGCGCCTGCCTTCGGGCTTCGTAGCGTTCCCGCGCCCGCGCCAGGAGAAAGTCCGTCACGCCTTCGCGTCCTCCCGCTTCCCAGGTACGGCGCAGGTCCTCGAGGGACACCTCGTCGTCGAAGACGCCCGCCCGGAGCGCCCCGAGGAGGGCATCGAGGGAGGAGGTCACCGGGTCTTTCCCTTGCGTTTCCCCGGCTTGGTCCCAGGCGTAAGGATCGACGTCGGAAAGGTGCTCCTCCACGAGACGGCGGATGTGCCGCTCGATCATCTTCCCGACGATGTCGCCGAGGTCGTCCCGGAAGAGGATTTCGCGGCGTTCCCGGTAGATGAGCTCCCGCTGCTCGTTGATCACGTTGTCGTACTGAAGCACCCAGCGGCGGCGATCGAAGTTCATAGCCTCCACCTTGCGCTGCGCCTGCTCGATGGCCCGCGTGACGAGCCCGCTCTCGATCGGCTCGTCGTCGGGGAGCCCCAAACGTTCCATGAGTTGCTTGATTTGCTCGCCGCCGAACTTCTGGAGGAGTTCGTCCTCCAGGGACAGGAAAAATTGGGAAACGCCGGGGTCTCCCTGTCGCCCGCTCCGGCCGCGGAGCTGATTGTCGATGCGCCGGGATTCGTGCCGCTCCGTGCCGATGATCGCGAGACCGCCGAGCTCGGCGACCCCCGGCCCCAGCTTGATGTCCGTGCCCCGGCCTGCCATGTTCGTGGCAATCGTTACGGCGCCCTTTTGCCCGGCTTGGGCGACGATTTCCGCTTCGCGCGCGTGGTGCTTGGCGTTCAGGACGTTGTGGGGAATCCCCCTTCGCTTGAGGAGGCGGGAGAGGTGCTCGGACGTCTCAATCGACGTCGTCCCCACGAGGACCGGCTGCCCCGTACGATGGCGCCGTTCGATTTCCTCGACAACGGCGCGAAACTTCGCCTCGCGCGTCTTGTACACGACGTCCGGCAGGTCCTGCCGGATCATCGGCTTGTGCGTGGGAATTACGACGACGTCCATGCCGTAGATCGTTTGGAATTCCTCTTCTTCCGTCTTGGCCGTACCCGTCATCCCCGCGAGCTTTTGGTAGAGGCGGAAGTAGTTCTGGATCGTGATCGTCGCGAGGGTCATCGTCTCCTCGCGCACGCGAAGCCCCTCTTTGGCCTCGATCGCCTGGTGGAGGCCGTCCGAGTATCGCCGGCCGTACATGATCCGCCCCGTGAACTCGTCCACGATGAGCACTTCGCCGTCCTGCACGACGTAGTCTACGTCGCGGCGCATGAGGTGGTGCGCCTTGAGTGCCTGCAAGATCATGTGGTGGAGTTCCATGTGCTCGGGATTGAAGAGGTTGTCGATGCGGAAGGCACGCTCCGCCTTTTCCGCGCCGGATTCCGTGAGCGTCACGGCGTGCGCCTTGACGTCCACCTTGAAGTCCTCCTCGGGAACGAGCGTCCGGACGAAGCGGTCGACGCGCGCGTACATCTCGCTCGGACGCTTAGGCCCCCCCGAGATGATGAGCGGCGTCCGAGCCTCGTCGATGAGGATCGAGTCTACCTCGTCGACGATGGCGTAGTGGAGCGGCCGTTGCACGATGTGCTCTTTGTACACCGCCATGTTGTCCCGCAGGTAGTCAAAACCGAACTCGCTGTTCGTCCCGTACGTGATGTCCGCCGCATAGGCGGCCCTCTTCTCCTCGAAGCTCTGGTTGGGATGGATGAGCCCGACGCTAAGGCCGAGAAACTCGTAAACCGGGCCCATGTCCGTTCGGTCGCGGCGGGCGAGGTAGTCGTTCACCGTGACGACGTGCACGCCCTTCCCGGGCAAGGCGTTGAGATACGCCGCCAAGGTGGCGACGAGCGTTTTCCCTTCTCCGGTCTTCATCTCCGCGATGCGTCCTTCGTGCAAGACCATCCCGCCGATGAGCTGGACGTCGAAGTGGCGGAGACCGATCGTCCGCTTCGCCGCCTCCCGAACGACGGCAAAGGCCTCGATGAGGAGGTCGTCGAGCGTCGCACCCCGCGCCAGGCGCTCGCGAAACTCGTCCGTCTTGGCCCGGAGTTCGGCGTCGGAAAGGCGCTCCATCTCCGGCTCTAAGGCGTTTATCGCTTCGACCTTCCGGCGGTAGCGTCGAAGCTCGCGCTCGTTTGGATCTGGCAAAATTTTCCTGAGTATTCCGATCATTTTTCATCCCTCCACGACGCCTGCGGCGCCGCGTTCATTGTACCAAATCCCCCTTTCCTCCTACAATCCAAAGACAGAAGGGCGGGGGCGTCACCCCCGCCCGGCAGTCGCGTCTGGGCGAATGCGGAGTCCCCCCGTGGGACCGCGCAAGGTCGTGCCTCGCAGCTTCGGCTCGGCGGGTTCTCGAATTTTTCCCCAGCGGTCACGCGGCGAAACGTCCCCTCGCCTACTCGGTGGCGGCGGTGGGCTCGATGAGGCCGTACGTACCGTCCTTCCGCCGGTAGACGACGTGCACCTCCTCCGTCACCGCATCGCGGTACACGTAGAAGTCGTGCCCGAGGAGGTTCATTTGGAGGATGGCCTCCTCCGCCGTCATGGGCTTCAGGGGGACCTGCTTGCGGCGGGCGATGGCCACCTCCTCCTCCTTTTCCTCCCCTTCCGTTCCCGCTTCCGAAACGGCCTCTACGAAGACCGCGCCTTGCTCCCGCGCCTTGCGGTTGATGCGCGTCTTGTACTTGTGGATCTGCCGCACGAGTTTGTCGACGACGTTGTCCAACGCGGCGTATACGTCGTGGGTCTTGTCCTCCGCGCGGAGGATCAGGGAGTTCAGGGGGATCGTCACCTCGGCGCGCTGCCCGTCGCGGTACACCTTGAGGTTTACGTAGGCCGTAACCTCGTCGATATTGCGAAAGTACTTTTCGATCTTCTTAAGCCGCTTTTCCGCATAGTCCCGAATGGCCGGGGTGACTTCCACGTTTTCTCCCCGCACGACCGTGCGCATGGCGTTCCCTCCTCCTTCTTGCCAGCCACGTAAAAGCAAAAGAGGTAATCCCACTATACCACAAGCCATCAGGTACGGTGTACACCCGCACGTCCTCCCTAAAAGGAAAACCCTCCGCCAACGCGGAGGGTTCATTTCCCTGGAAAGGTGTTTCGCCTTACCGCGAAACCTTCGTCACATTCGCCGCCTGCGGGCCGCGGGCGCCTTGCACGATGTCGAAGGTCACGAGCTGACCTTCCTCGAGCGTGCGGTACCCTTCCCCGTTGATGGCCGTGTAGTGGACGAAGACGTCCTCTCCGTCTTCGCGCTCGATGAACCCGTACCCCTTCGCGGCGTTAAACCACTTCACCCGTCCTTGGTACACGTACAAACATCCCTTCTACACTGGAAATTCATAAGCCCGCCCCGCAGGCTTATGGCCTAAGTGTAGCATACACCCTTTCCCGCGACAAGTATACGCGCGGCCGTCCGGCAAAATTTTTTTCCGGACGGTACCGGAGCATTTTCTTTTATCTTACAGGAGAAGGTCGAAAAGCAGGCCCTCGAGCTCGCCCACCAGGGAAAGGAGGCGCCTAAGGTCCTCCTCTTCGACCTCCCAGCGCGCCAACGCCTCGTACACCTCCTCTGCACGGCGCAAAATGCGCACCTTGAGCCATCCCGCCCGTCCGGGAAACACACCTTCGTCGACCTCCAGGGTTACCGCCGCCCGAGCGAGGAAACGGCGAACGCGCTCCCGGTAGCGACGGACGGCCTGCGGGCGGGGGGAACGGCGCAAGGCTTGCCCTGCTAGCCGCACTTCCTCGTATTCCTCCCGAAGCTGCGCCGTACCGCCACCGAAACCGGCCGGGACACTCTCCTGAGCTCGCACCTCGACCGGCGCCGCCATCCCACCGTTTTCGCGCCTTTCCGACGAATCGGGGGCGGCAATCTCCGCGAAGAGGGCGGCAAACGTCCCCCGAGGTTCTCCCGCGTGAGGTTGGGATCGGCGGTCGGGCGTCCGCCCCACCGTCCGACGCTCCACCGGTCGCGCCTCCACGCTCTCACCCCGCTCATCCTTTGTGGTCCACGAGGCCGCCCGAAGGAAATCCACCCTCTTCCCGGGACTGTGCGGTGTAGCTGCGCTCCGCGCGCGTGCGGGTACGCAATTCCTCCAGCGCGGCCAAAAGCGCGCGCCGTCGGTCCTCAAGTGCGCTTCGAAGCGCCTCTTCCTCCGCGAGGAGTTTTTCCCTCAGGGAAATTCGGGAGGCTTCGGCTAGCGCCCGAGAAAGGGTGTTCCCGTATGCGGAAATCCAGCGTTCGCGCGCCTCTAAGGCCGCAAGCACCCCCGAAAGATCGTCTTGGGCCAGAGACCTTCGGACGTCCTCCGTGAGCTTTTGCCAGGCGGCGAGGA
The Brockia lithotrophica DNA segment above includes these coding regions:
- a CDS encoding Carboxyl-terminal protease produces the protein MEKGRMVMWRASGRRWALLLFVFLLGVGIGRLSLPQGLGTNSPLLAGPFFGGKQEVRLPAAFAPLAEAYGTLQAKYYDPSQLNDESLARGAVKGMLEALGDPYTAYMTREELARFQESLSTSIEGIGAEVMLLGGRVTVISPIEGSPAERAGIRPNDQIVEVNGESLEGLDLTTAVNKIRGPKGTKAVLKVLRPGHEEPIVLEIVRDRIPLETVRTQLLEREGKTYAWIRVTSFNEDTAERFLAAMRQAEEDGAEGFLVDLRGNPGGYLEAAKKILEALVPREGVMYMIEGRDGKREVAHSKLKGTPPPLVVLVDEGSASASEIVAASLKAHGYPVVGVRSFGKGTVQSTADLASGGALKLTIAKWLDPNGEWIHGKGVEPTVVVEPAPYAKLPPVSSDKPLGQGQAGKQVEVLQKTLAALGYAPGREDGYFDAGTAAALRKFQADHGLSASGEADPATQGVLWDALYQKIRNPDDDPQLQKALEVLAQEPVPAR
- a CDS encoding Cell division protein FtsX — encoded protein: MFRHLRETGKNLWRHRFHTLATLSTVAVTLFLVGAVYLLVQNVDNLSREVEGEVVIRVFAPVGAKAEEIDRLEAALKALPGVASVAYISPQEGLERLSERYGPELKDIFAQDIRAEETLPPSFVVRASEPRDVPELAAAIEGLPGVDAVRYGAEWVDKLFLWTSILRSTAFVLLALLAFTAVYLIMNTVRLTIYMRREEVELMRLVGATGLYIRLPFFFEGLLLGTVGALIPFFLLAEGYRALVRYVQENFAFIPLLTPEAVQGTLLVLLLGVGVGIGAGGSLLSIRRYLHV
- a CDS encoding ABC transporter substrate-binding protein, encoding MRGSRLSAPRAFVLLALFGWTLAFVAGCTQEKPSAEVPKRVGLTQFVAHPALDALRQGIVEGLAREGFAEGKNLVLDVTNAQGSTDTAASIGQKYASGYDLVIAIATPSAQAAAKAIGKTPLVFAAVTDPVAAGLVASLEHPGGTITGTSDVHPSRKSLELIRAFLPDARSVGVVYSSGEVNAVKQLEVLRSAAPEFGLEVRAKGVAQEAEIQAAAQALANQGVDAFLVLVDNGVVAAIDSLAKVAEERRIPLFASDVDSVARGAVAAYGIDYHAMGVQTGELAARVLRGTSPGEIPVEVVRDVELVVNDSSLATYGLTLPPALSEAAKHVRR
- a CDS encoding Cell division transporter, ATP-binding protein FtsE; the protein is MIELKSVWKSYGKIHALRNISLTVEPGEFVYLIGPSGAGKTTLLKLLYGEETPTEGEMRVAGFTIGRKRPRHLPFLRRKVGVVFQDFRLLDHLTVEENVAFALEVLEYPPDEVRRRVRDVLHLVGIPHLVRRFPAQLSGGEKQRVAIARAIAPKPEILLADEPTGNLDPDNARRILQILDEINLTGTTVLMATHNRELVERFRRRTLLLMEGRILRDSAAGVIPHEA
- a CDS encoding metalloendopeptidase — its product is MGATPNREKRDGRGRRFRAVLGGILAGLFVLGLLPAGNPTARAASEADLKRKIQNLDTELREKEGEKSQAQKDLDQLREDRERLKQEISALDSQIAETNARVENLKAKIEENTKKKEEREAALKAATERLETHKEELQKRLYRLYVQGDMTYGEVLFGARDFADFVGRVEILTAAVEADKRLLVEYKRAKDEVERQKRALESLIASLETDRRALQEELSRLALRKEEHTAKLSTYEDTERQIAQKLEEIDAELARIAAERSRATAELERIIQERRAQEAQRAREAQPGIPEGIFAWPVPGYYAISSPYGWRIHPIFGTRQFHNGIDIPAPKRTPIVAADTGVVTYARWMSGFGNTVIVAHGNGVSTLYGHIDDGGILVSEGQVVSRRQQIALVGSTGYSTGPHLHFSVLVNGSYVSPCNYVRCP